CCGAAATCGACGATGAGTACCGGATAACCGCTTTCGATCAACAGTGCCATGAAATCATGAGTTTTCGAGCGTGGTAATTTGGcgttttcctcgtttcctaGATATAGTAGAAAGCCGTTTGTCGTGTTCGTTCTAAAGTACAAAGATATCTTGGAAGACGTGGCAAGTAGAGGAAGGTTCTCGGGATTCTTCAACTCCAGTGTGGTATTCCTATAGAAGGTCAAGCCGACCTTGTAACGATCCGCAAGTTCCCTGGCGTTCgcaattttgttctttaacGCCTCGATCTTGCCCTTCAAATCGTTTCCATTGGTATCTATCGACCTTTGATTCGCGTTCAAGTCGCTCAACAATTTGGCAATGTTCGGCAGGTACTTATCGACGATGTCAAGTACTTGCTTCTTCGCCTGGGATATGTCGCGAGTCGATTCCGAAATGTTTTTCGATAGCTGTTTCGTTTTCTTCAAGTCTTCCGGAATTTGATCAACGGCATTCGTGTTATTGACGGAAAGcttgatatttttctccaCCTCTATCACCTGATTCATAGCGTCTTGGGCCACCGTCGAAGAAGGGGCTTCGATATTACCAAGAATCTTGTCGATGTAATCCAACAGCTCATTGTTGCGTTTATTCTGCTCGGAAATCATGGTGGAATGCATTTGAGCATCGCTCAAATCCACCTCGGGTTTGCCCGTTGTCTTCGACAGTGTATTCTGGGCCGATTCTAACAAATTCACAGCCACGTTTCGCGAATCCAGCAACCTCTGGTCGATACCGTCCGAGAAGATAGTCGCGTTATTTGCCGCAACAATCGCGACGTCTGCAGCTTCACGAGCAGCTTCGATCGCCGTTCCTATATTTCTGTAGGCGGAAACAGCTTTCACGGCATCGGTATTCCTCGTATCCGTCAAAATACTGTCCAGATCCAAGGAACGATTATAAAGACGTTCGGCGTGGTAGTGCGCGTTTTGCACGGGACTAATTAGAACCACCAGTAGTTTGTCGTTTTCGTCGATCGTTCTATTTAACGTATCCGTAGAATCGTCTATCACGTTTTCCCTCAATAGTTTCGTGTTACGGTCCGCGTCGCGGAGATATTCGCTGGCATTTCCGTTCAATTCCTCTCCGGCCATTAAGTCTTCCTTCGCCTCTGCGGTGGAGTTTTTCACCGTGTCGAAGTTGCCGGTCTCAGCTGCGATTCTGTTTTCCTGATTCAATCTGTCCACGACACTAGCCAGCTCTTGAGCCTTCCACGTGATTTCGAGAAGATCGTCCATTTTGTCCGACACGTTCCTCACCTTGTTGCTCAGATTATCCGCGATGGAGGACAAATTGCTGACTGGTACGTTGTACTCGTTCATTTCCGACACGAGAATGTTGGCCTGGTCCGCTTGATCCGTTGCACGGTCCCGGAAACCGACGAACGATACCCCTTTGATCTTTTTCAGAATGTCTGTAGCCTCTTTTAAGGCACTGTCCACTTTGGCTCCAGTGCCCAATTCAATGTTCAAGGCTAACGATTCTACCTCGGAAACGGTCGATCTCACTAAGTCTATCTCCTTGATTACATCTTCCTCCAGAAGATTCATGTTTACCAAGGTATTCTCCGCCGCGAGCTTCCATTTCTCGCTGTCCTCCGCGGTATAATCGATCTCGCGTTTCTGATTCGAAACCTCCGTCTCCAATCTCTTCACCTCTTGCTGCAACGGCAGGAAGTTCACTCTGTTGGGGTCCAGAAGTTTCACTTTAGGATACAAGTCGTTTACCGTGTCATTGATGAACTTCAGTCTTTGATTGGTGAAGTAGCTCTCAGCCACTGTGCTGAACTCTGTGAAAACAGGATTCAACAAATCCGATAATTCATCCGTGACGTCCAGCAAGTTTCCAGTACAGGAGTCGCAAGCGAAGCAACCTTGCCCCGGAATCAACACGTTCCTATACGGGCAATGATCACATTTCTCCCCGATGACACCCGGTAGACAACTACACTGTCCAGTAGTGGCGTTACAAGACACCCCGACAGAGTACCCGATGTTACATTCGCAGGAGGTACACCCTTCCGGCCCGTAATTCCAGTAACCTGAAATACATTGATCGCATCTGCGTCCAGTGACGCCAGGTTTGCATCGGCATTGGCCCGTCGCATCGTCGCACTGACTACTTTCAGAGGCAATTCCACAATCGCACGCTTTGCAACCTTCGCACGTGTCGTAGCCATAGTGATCGTCCGCGCAACGATCGCATTGCTCTCCGACCACGTTTTCGTGACAGTAGCATTGACCGGTGTAACTGTCGCAGTGTTTCATTCCGCATTCTTTACACGAACAGGTGCGgcaatcttttctttcaacggCATCGCCGAAAAATCCTGGCGCGCACAGATTACAAGCTTCTCCGTAAGTGTTGTTCAAACAACGTAAACACTCTCCGGTCCTGGAATCGCAGGAACCGACTTGGTTGGTATCGATGTTGCCGGAACACTTGCACGGCTTGCAATAGTCGCCGTAAACTTCGGGGTTTCCGTAGAAACCGGAAACGCAGGACTCGCAACGAGCCCCATAATAACCGGCAAGACAGTCGCagcttattttatttccttcctcGTTCACCTCGCAACCGGTGGCGAAATTGTTGGACGGGAAGGGCAGAGGACAGGCACAAATCAGACAATCGGTTGGAGTTCCTCCGGTAGCGTTGCCGTAGTAGCCTTGCTTGCAGAGTTCGCAATGGTCACCCGTCGTGCCGTCTTTGCAGTCCTACGGTAAACGGAATGTTGTTCAGAAATCTTGACACTCGTAAATGTAAATCGTAGATAATAACCAATATCTAGAGTTCTAGCAGAACTTCGTGAAGTTTAGCTAAATCCTTTATCAATACATCTTTCGATCATCGAATCAACTTACCAGGCATATGCCAGTTTCCACGTCGCAAGTATCTGCGTGCCCGTTGCACTCGCAACCAACGCAATAACCCCCATGGGGTCCAGAATCTACTCTGTAATATCCTGGGGCACATTCTTCGCACGATAGTCCTTCGTAATTCGGCGGACACTGGCACTGCTCGACGCCACTGGCTGGAACGTTATACTGCGGTGAATAGGTCTCTGTAGCTACGTCCATAATCACGTGCGACAAGGAGGCTGTAATACTGGGGTTCCAGTAGGTAGCTCGGATGTATATTCCTCGAAGATCCTCCAGCACCACCATCAGCTGTTCCCTCGTAGCGCTTAAACGATTCTCGGTGATAAAGTTCGTTTCGATCAATTCCAAAGACGCATCGAAATTCGTGAACGACGGTGGCTGCTCTTCGGCGTAATGAAGCAACGTTGTGTCGGCACCTTGAAGTATCACGTCAGCCGCGCTAACTGCCTCGCCGAACGGCCCGGTGCTATAATACACGGTATAATTCAGGAAACCTCCGTAGGAAGTCAACTTTTTCCACAAATAGGTCTCCGGCGCCGAGAAATAAACGACTTTTCCGAAGGTGTCGTTAGTGGTGAGACCAATAGCGATACTCGTCAAATTGAACTCTTGCGGTATGGTTGTCAAGTACGTGATATTTCCACTCTTCTCATTAGACAGAGATAATTCCCAATTAGTCATATCGGACACCTGCACCCTGTACAAGTTCGCTGACGCACATCTGGTGGTTTTTCCAAAACAGAAACACTTGGTACAACCTTCCTGATTGTTCTCCTGAATGTTAAAGGTACCCTCCTTGCACACGTCGCACGCTAATCCTTGGACATTTTCCTTACAGAAGCACTCTGCCGTGTATTGATCGCAGATATTCGCAGTGGTCCCCCTGATGTCGCAGTCGCATTTCTCACAGTGAGGGAACTGGGAATATCCGGATCGACACTTGTCGCATTGTCTTCCCACCACGTTCTCCTTACATTTGCAGTTGCCATTCAAGAAGTCGCATTGCAAATCTCCGTCGATTACACCAAGAGGAGAACAGTTGCATTCTTCGCAGCCGACAATCGGATGGAAACCATAGGTCCCCACTTCGCATTGATCGCAACGTTCACCGATAACCCTTGGTGGGCAACTACAAGCACCTGTTTCTGGCTCACACAGGGCTGTGCTGGGACAGCTGCAAGGTTTGCAGTTGGGGAAACCATAGAATCCGGTTTTGCAGATCTCGCATCGTCTCCCAATAATGTTTGCCTTACACGGGCATTGTCCGCCGAACTTTTCACACTCGAGGCTTACGGATCCATTGATGTTACAGCTACATGGTAGAGCACGATTGTTGTAATTGGCCGTTAAGGAGAAGATCGAATCGCGACAGAAACCTTCCTCGGTGATGTTGATGTGGAAGTGGTTGTATCCGCACTTCTTGATAAACTCCTTCGTCTGATCGAACTGGATCTTCTTTAAGATCTTTTCGTTGTACTGTTCCGTTGGAATAACCAGGATATAATCCAGCCAGATGCCTTTGCTATCGCTCTCTTTGAAAGTGATCATAAAGTTTTCGATCAGTTGGAATCTGATGTTACCGTCTTCTTGTTTCACCACGCTGCGGCATCCACTGTTGCTGGGACAGTGGGGAACAGACATCTTTGCCTCGtagaattttccattttgcaCCAACACGTCGAGCTCGTATTCCGGATAGTTCGGTTGATAGTATTGCACGACGAAAGTGTAATCTCCAGGCTGTAAAACTTTCGCGTGAATATCTACCATTGTATTCTTATCATccagataaattaatttagtattattatcgtaaattCCAAATGGTCTATTCTCAGATTCGGCAATCGTGCTGCTGCTTTcgaattcgattttcttcgcGTCTGCTGCCCCGGGGAACTGACCTTTCACGCACTTTCCGTTCTTTCTGACGCATATAGATTTTGGTTTAACATAATCCAAGGACCACCGATTGTACGGAATAGCAACGACGGAGTCAATGGCCACGTTCGATGTAGGATCTCCGGTTAAAATCAAGCTGATATAGTTGGAAGGGAAATTCATCGTAGCTACTCTGCCATAGGTGTCGGTCACTACCTGTCTGCAAACACTGGTGTACTTGCAAGGATACAGGGTAGCCTTTCCCTTTCCAACTGTATTCGCTTCTATCAAAAGAGTTGACGTGGCGTTCTCATCTTTCGGTGTCACGTATGTAACCAACAGGACGTGCAGGCCGGGTTTCGAGATCCTTAAGTCAAAGTGTATTTCTTCTTGCCTCTCGTTGATCAGTGGAACTTCCACTTTATCAATTTCACGCAGGATATCTCTatccataaaatattcagtcaGGGGGATTCTGACGTCGTTTTCGTTCAAGAAACCGCCAGCACCGTGAACAGAGTCAAATATCGTCAGATTGGGGTAACCGTAGTGTCTACAGAGTCCCTTGTAACCAACCTCGCAAGGAATATTCACGTTTTGAGTTAAAATAGTTGCTTCGTAATATTCGGATGGAAGCAGCACGAAGTAATCGAGGAAAAGGCTATTCTTGGTGGCGATACTAATGGACCAGTAGCCTGGATTCATAACCATAGCCGAAGGAAGATTACCTTGGGGTCCTGCGACGGTCACAAACAACGGTTTTACGGTTGGCTTGAAATTGACCTTAAACTGTTGCTCTACCTCCAGTGGATTTTCCGGGGTGATAGTGATTGTCCCAAGGATCGGCTCGTTATTCGGATTCACGTATTTCAAAGCCATTCTATAGAGGGACGACTTTTGAATAAAGACGTGCAGAATGATCTCGTCTTGAAGGGCAGAAAACACCGCGTATCCCTTCCAACTGTATCCTGGGAAGTGATCTTCGGTGAAACCGTAACGGACAGGGCTGTTGCTGGGTGTTCTTCCATCCTCTGCTTCGTATTGAAATTGATGAAGAGTCGGGAAATAGTGGGCTTTTAAGGGTTCCTTGCAAGTAAGACCAGTGACACGTGGCTGACACTGGCATTGGCCAGTTAGTTTATCGCATACCGAATTTACAGAACCACCAATGTCGCAAGCACAATCTAAAACGAAAGATTTACATAATTTGTATTCGTTGAGATAATTCTGGTTACTGGCGCGTAATATACGATTAATTGTACATACCTGTACAGCCGAAGAAATTGC
The DNA window shown above is from Bombus pyrosoma isolate SC7728 linkage group LG7, ASM1482585v1, whole genome shotgun sequence and carries:
- the LOC122569618 gene encoding laminin subunit alpha, whose amino-acid sequence is MTSGLSVYTEKLPGLHQLLRVSLAAFSRRRNESERGDREKEKRGRDSFKRTRRVKGRNSRGADSGGLNQSTVRMARWLLVASLASLLVHQTRNEILTPPYFNLAEGKEIIASATCGVDTPGPELYCKLVGANADQHEDINLIQGQVCDYCDADNPEKKHPPEYAVDGMETWWQSPPLSRGMKYNEVNLTINFEQEFHVAYVYVKMANSPRPGLWVLEKSTDYGKTYTPWQYFSDTANDCLTYFGVDSYKPITRDDSVICTTEYSQIVPLEGGEIPISILNNRPSAKHYFNSTLLQEWTRATNVRFRFLRTKNLLGHLMSLVREDPTVTRRYFYSIKDISIGGRCMCNGHADTCDILDPKMPKKLVCRCQHNTCGAQCATCCKGFEQKKWRQSTAFKKFTCEPCNCFGHSDECEYDTEVDEKHLSLDIHGNYEGGGVCKNCRDNTEGINCDRCKPMFYRPRNKPLNATDVCQPCQCNGFNLTGNCADATGKCECRKEYTSPNCDSCSYGYYGYPNCVPCQCYSNGTHGDHCKAIDGSCPCKSNYAGHYCNHCEQGYYKFPECLPCECNSLGSLNDNCDVISGNCTCKNNYGGRTCNICEDGYYNYPLCTFCNCDARGTEPGVCDKTDGWCLCKKGYGGPRCDQCINGYYGFPNCRPCNCSLTGSSSISCDAVGKCSCLANFAGRTCDQCSPGYYMYPECIACNCDSHGSIGASCDAEGKCQCRENFDGGRCSQCKEGFYNFPTCEGCNCDPAGVVETFQGCGSLPAGELCQCKDRVEGRICNQCKPLYWNLQPYNPQGCEECQCNIPGVIGNIGECDTKNGQCICKPGVTDRSCNQCVDGTYNLQESNFFGCTDCACDIGGSVNSVCDKLTGQCQCQPRVTGLTCKEPLKAHYFPTLHQFQYEAEDGRTPSNSPVRYGFTEDHFPGYSWKGYAVFSALQDEIILHVFIQKSSLYRMALKYVNPNNEPILGTITITPENPLEVEQQFKVNFKPTVKPLFVTVAGPQGNLPSAMVMNPGYWSISIATKNSLFLDYFVLLPSEYYEATILTQNVNIPCEVGYKGLCRHYGYPNLTIFDSVHGAGGFLNENDVRIPLTEYFMDRDILREIDKVEVPLINERQEEIHFDLRISKPGLHVLLVTYVTPKDENATSTLLIEANTVGKGKATLYPCKYTSVCRQVVTDTYGRVATMNFPSNYISLILTGDPTSNVAIDSVVAIPYNRWSLDYVKPKSICVRKNGKCVKGQFPGAADAKKIEFESSSTIAESENRPFGIYDNNTKLIYLDDKNTMVDIHAKVLQPGDYTFVVQYYQPNYPEYELDVLVQNGKFYEAKMSVPHCPSNSGCRSVVKQEDGNIRFQLIENFMITFKESDSKGIWLDYILVIPTEQYNEKILKKIQFDQTKEFIKKCGYNHFHINITEEGFCRDSIFSLTANYNNRALPCSCNINGSVSLECEKFGGQCPCKANIIGRRCEICKTGFYGFPNCKPCSCPSTALCEPETGACSCPPRVIGERCDQCEVGTYGFHPIVGCEECNCSPLGVIDGDLQCDFLNGNCKCKENVVGRQCDKCRSGYSQFPHCEKCDCDIRGTTANICDQYTAECFCKENVQGLACDVCKEGTFNIQENNQEGCTKCFCFGKTTRCASANLYRVQVSDMTNWELSLSNEKSGNITYLTTIPQEFNLTSIAIGLTTNDTFGKVVYFSAPETYLWKKLTSYGGFLNYTVYYSTGPFGEAVSAADVILQGADTTLLHYAEEQPPSFTNFDASLELIETNFITENRLSATREQLMVVLEDLRGIYIRATYWNPSITASLSHVIMDVATETYSPQYNVPASGVEQCQCPPNYEGLSCEECAPGYYRVDSGPHGGYCVGCECNGHADTCDVETGICLDCKDGTTGDHCELCKQGYYGNATGGTPTDCLICACPLPFPSNNFATGCEVNEEGNKISCDCLAGYYGARCESCVSGFYGNPEVYGDYCKPCKCSGNIDTNQVGSCDSRTGECLRCLNNTYGEACNLCAPGFFGDAVERKDCRTCSCKECGMKHCDSYTGQCYCHENVVGEQCDRCADDHYGYDTCEGCKACDCGIASESSQCDDATGQCRCKPGVTGRRCDQCISGYWNYGPEGCTSCECNIGYSVGVSCNATTGQCSCLPGVIGEKCDHCPYRNVLIPGQGCFACDSCTGNLLDVTDELSDLLNPVFTEFSTVAESYFTNQRLKFINDTVNDLYPKVKLLDPNRVNFLPLQQEVKRLETEVSNQKREIDYTAEDSEKWKLAAENTLVNMNLLEEDVIKEIDLVRSTVSEVESLALNIELGTGAKVDSALKEATDILKKIKGVSFVGFRDRATDQADQANILVSEMNEYNVPVSNLSSIADNLSNKVRNVSDKMDDLLEITWKAQELASVVDRLNQENRIAAETGNFDTVKNSTAEAKEDLMAGEELNGNASEYLRDADRNTKLLRENVIDDSTDTLNRTIDENDKLLVVLISPVQNAHYHAERLYNRSLDLDSILTDTRNTDAVKAVSAYRNIGTAIEAAREAADVAIVAANNATIFSDGIDQRLLDSRNVAVNLLESAQNTLSKTTGKPEVDLSDAQMHSTMISEQNKRNNELLDYIDKILGNIEAPSSTVAQDAMNQVIEVEKNIKLSVNNTNAVDQIPEDLKKTKQLSKNISESTRDISQAKKQVLDIVDKYLPNIAKLLSDLNANQRSIDTNGNDLKGKIEALKNKIANARELADRYKVGLTFYRNTTLELKNPENLPLLATSSKISLYFRTNTTNGFLLYLGNEENAKLPRSKTHDFMALLIESGYPVLIVDFGSGPEKIINNKFVSDNKWRQIIVERTGNNVKLIVREDIGEGKDRLYEKGYVLPGSHTIFDLDQEQSKLFVGGYPPSFNMQNAVTASSFEGEMEELVIGDDTPVSFWNFIDGENNDKIAMERDKLINFQPSTGYRFDKHGYAILSKRDFQISPDSRKFSIKLNLKTFAENGLIYLMGKGKQFLALEMRDGHVIYQYDLGEGGTSLKSWNKYNDGNWHNLEALRFEKTGVLKMDGVDVVKSKAEGNTKNLVSSDNIYFGGYPPNAKHPYEPVTNEGFEGCIDDVVILDTIVDLTRNIQAFGVVPACPVRFVSLVSFEENVSGYVRWHNISVPNSLQVNLKFKTLANDGLIFYVTDHEKGVVSYLSLIDGVLVFNSQGHELRTTSTGIKFNDNEWHVVTATHSTDSLKLDIDDIKNYSSDLDAPLLNIPYGSLYIGGLPAAFGIPPTGAMTPFIGCIGDATLNGVIVNFANTTERPHALLGKCKLGDPSSAPSKPEPEPNVPPPLLPTESPDDNVEVSTQINIIDVDIDKETDEEEPTIEGRGHHHDDFVTTTEASTSTQRTTPLHIDECRLPYYPATDPDMENAWRFGTARNSRLEYRSLNGRYKNDYDFQIAIKTMADEGIIFYTSDLTNQNLIAVYINEGKIYYKFDCGSGPAILVSNRKINDDEWHIVIFKRQGNHGQLIVDEDDAVAGYSQGTTETMNVSPPFYVGGVSQDMSNKVLNTISMNHTFNGCLGNFMVNGQPVGEPINKVGVIPCSKRIEPGLFFYPGNGSNLFRAVDRFTVGRTVDIQMDIKPRSTSGHLLSVHGKRDYLVLEMINGTVKFLVKTAKGSIETSFEPTKPNSLCDGNWHNIRAVKQKNAVLLSVDYKAAEPGIGGKNVAGVLSKHPIFIGGHPMLGKRLRGSSSQAQYVGCIRNIQINMRAIQMSPERAYGQVLAGVCPTI